Sequence from the Microplitis demolitor isolate Queensland-Clemson2020A chromosome 2, iyMicDemo2.1a, whole genome shotgun sequence genome:
AAAAGTTTAACTGAAGTTTTTTATCTATACTGTACGTCATCGAGatgtcaaaagtttcatttcaatttctgAGCTCCTCTGGTTtcctgagaatttttttttgaaaaccttaattttttcggataaattaaaaatctccTCTGACCAAGACAAAttctcttggctcaagaaaatcttgacttaGTTCCCGAAAACGTTTctcttccaaaatattttcttgcctcaaaagatatcggataacaaaaatgtatttttttttggttgaacaacaaaataataattttgttgacctcaaaaaaattcctcacaatttcaaaatttacaaataataaaatttttatctttctgagctcaaaaacagcaAAAGTTTTCGGgttggcccacagggtcaatcattttccagatttttttagAAGTTGATAAATACCTTTAAATAAAGCCAGAGCTAATTGACAATGAGAATTAAAGCTAGCGGTTTTTATATGCTGACAAATATCAATGGCTTCGTTGAATTGTCCCATTTGAACTAAAACTCTTGCAAGGTTAACTCTTATTTGATCTTCTTGATTATCATCTTTTCCTAATTTCAAAGCAACAGAATATTCATGAGctgctaatttaaataatttttgacgtTCTAACAACAACCCTAGGGCATTTCGTCCATAAATTACATCAGGTTCTCGTTctgaaacataaattttattatattatttattactaaaaaaagtgttatttataaaaaatgataatgaaatttatttttaaaatatattacccGTGTACCAAGTCATTGCGTCTATAGCTACAGATATTGCGTGCATGTTGACGATCATGTAATGATACAGAGGATCTTTTCGAGCTTCAGGATTTAAAATAGTCATCAGTACCCAGTGAGAATAACCAACTGCAGCTTGTGGATGATAACCAAGTTGTATAGCATGACGGAATAGATCCATTGCTTCTTTATTATCAACTGATTCGGCAATTATTCCTTGACCAATCCAACTATTTGAGTACTCAGGATCAGCACGTTGTGATCGTGAAAATGCTCTGTTAGCTTTTATAGTTTCtcctgtaatatttattatgtctGAGGTAAGGTAGCCACCCTGATTATTgtcattgaaatataaaaaattttaaactaatacCTAAATATAGATACAGAGTTCCTAAATTTGTCCAAGCAACTCCATTGTTTGGCTCACGATCAATTGCCATAACCCAAGAATGTTGAGCTAATGCATAATTTCTAATTTCGGGCAGCATACAAATAACTCCAAGAATATTCCAGTGTACCCAAGTTGTTGAACAAAGTCTAACTGCTTGTTTAGCTGCTTCTAAACTTTTTTCAGCAGTGATTTTACGATTTACTGTACTGTCATGATGAACTTGTGCTAAGTAGCAACAAGCTAAATCATGCCACAGTAATGAAGAGTCTTTAGTGATACTTAATGCACGACAATAAGAtctaaaatagaatttttaattataaaatagttaaaaaaaataaaacgccGTTCGGCGGCCGAAATGGTAGtagatttcttatttatttatttgttttcaagctgtcaaataaaaattagttaaaaaattaaatttcttggaCATTTTCCATGAACTTCAAGGtcagaaatttatgtaaaaaaaaatgataaatcagCAAGCGAAGAAAcgaaaattaaagctaattAGATCTATTtctgtatgaaaaaaaaaacgttccaaaaatattccaaaaaagttccgCATGTGGAACTTCTAAAAATGAGTCAGATTAGAACTTCGAatggaacttttttggaacgttagtaattttgatggtaaaaaaaaaattttcatgagcAAATTTGAAGTCAAAAAAAGACGTTCTTGGAActtttttaggattttttatagacaatccaaaaaaattctagaatCACCACTTTTTTATGGACTAAAAGAGACGTTCTAAAAACATTCCAAAataattccaaaatcacttttgacgTTTTTATAGACTAAAAAAGACGTTCCAAAACATTTCAAAATCACTTCTTTTGCATCTTTTGTAGAATAAAGACATTCTAGAAGcataccaaaatttttatagaacgaaaataaacgtccataaaaaattctaaaaaatttccaaaaacgTCCTTTTTTGACTCTGAATTTGCTCATGAATACTTTTTtctaacattaaaattattaacgttccaaaaaagttccatTCGAAGTTGTATCTGTCTTTTGTTTAGACGTTTCACATGCGGAACATTTttggaaagaattttttttactcattgaTGAGCTTTAAAATACCTTCAATGATAATctacattaatttttgttttaaagtaatttatggataaatcaataaaaaattatgtttcatctcaaatttggaaaagtaaaaatatctaCAACTTCAAAACTAATCAACGGATTTAGCTTATTTTCAAACTTGACCAAACCattaaaccaaaaaatatgtgtgccaAGCTTCATTTAAATCTGTTTGGAATTGTTCGCTATCGCGACCACAAGgctcaatatttataattaatcacatAGTTGCATTTGAACGtcaaaatgaatgaatgatttattttagataaagtcatagtaataatttgaAGCTTATTTCATTAGCTACAAGATGTAGTTAATGGAATTAACCTGcaacttatttataaaatatcgagaGTTAAAgccgtaaaaaatttgtttccaattttttcaaaaattctgtCATTAATctgttcgaaaaaattttcggaatggaaagttaaataacgaaaattaaagctaatttCATGAGTTTCCAGATACATTTAACAAAAATGACCTATCgctttttattcaaaagttatttggagagaaattgacaaaaaacgatttttttttaaactttaaacatctaaaacttttaaactaaccAATTGATTTgactcatcttcgaacttgatcTAGATTTTTACCCAAAAAAAGTATGttgttttattcaaatccATTAAGAAGGAGAACGCTATCGTGTCTGCAAGTTGCGTTGTATCCCATATACACACACATTTTTTaacgaatagtttttttggaatctaaggtaccggcgggtaataaagcctagctaagggagattttgaatagaatcgaaaatattgcatttaattatcgaaatgtatcattgATCTTTgtttcaatacattagccataaaatgtaatgaggtaatggtaatttttaccataaacaaacaaaatattatactcttacaaaaaccatacgaataaGCCTTATTTTTCTACGGCaaggtaataaggcctacgggttaaatacactggaatagtttaactatacttaataaaattggtattagagatgaatcatcacttaaatttagcaacaatacttttcaaGAGTCAGAAAACTagattgtttttataatttcttatgcgctacgacagcatatgaCGATATCGGaactataaatttgtcgtaacatctatatgcaagacccttctactagagtagcctttagcggaagcgattattttaaatatcatttctgtcacttaggccttattacccgatAAGCCTTATTACCTGCAGTTACTTTACTCAACGAGTTATATTAGGTTTTGAcgaaatactttaaaaattccaGCATGAGAACAAATGCAATAGCCAGATTTCTATAAGAAATCTACTAACAAGGGTTagatttattactttttttttattacctagCAGCGAGAGTAAAAAGTTCGCTCTGATGAATTTCAATTCGATATTTTTCActcattgatttaattaaacctGGAGTTACTTCaacataacaatatttttcaggTAAAATAGCAACTCTGTAACAGGCATCACCAAGAAGTTTCCACAGACAtgataaattactattttcaataatagCGTCAGTAAGACTGTCTATTGCCTGCTGACAATTTCTTCTTGCACGTCCAAGTAATTGTTTACTTGCATTTTCTTTGGCAAGACCTAAACAAGTTTCTGCTAAGCCTTTTAACGCTGGTATATAATGTTGTTCTTGACTTAAAACTTGGATGAAAGCTTCCTTTGCTTCATCATGTCGACCGAGAACCTTAAATTTtccgtattaatttttttttttaaaaaaaatttacgtatttaaaattttaaactcaccaatttaatattagCAAGTTGTATCATTGGATAAAGAGACCCTGGTGATAATTCTAATGCTCGTTGATAAGATTTCAGTGCTGATGTGTGTGCACCACGTGCCCAATAAGCATCAGCAAGTGACTCCCAACAGTGActatgcaaaaaataatttattaattaacaaagaaagaaaaaaaattaataaacacttttttaaatttacttgtcATTAGGATCTGCTCTGATAACATATCGCAATGATTTAATTGCCTGTTCGATTTTTCCTTGGTCTAATTGCTGAAGACCAAGCTGTAACCATGCCCACTTTGGGCCACCACCTTCGACAGTCGTTACTCTTTGAAGCATCTGCATGTTTGCttcctaaaattaaaatttatgtgaaaaataagaaaaactgAAAATCTGTTGGACATGTGGGCCaacttttaaacttcccgctgtttttgaaCTCAGAGAGttcaaaaactttattagTAAGCTTTTAAGCTCGTCGAGTTCAAAAAACGGCGggatcaaaaataatttttcaaaaattttttaaaaattaaatcagttttagagggggggggggtataGTTAAACATTTCAAGAATATtgtcttaaaatttcaaatcagaGCAACCTTTGCGTTACCCTCCcctaagatgaaaaaaaatttttttcaatcaaatttttaggGGGGCCTTCTTGCCTCAGGGAGATTTTTCGCCCCCTTCTCAACttagttaaagaaaaaaaaacatttttttcacttttttcttCTAAAACTTCAAACGAATTTTCctcgaaactacttttttaaagTCCGTGAGCACTgctatttaaaaactacatcACCGATTCATTTCAAACGGTACACACTTTCTCCATATAAAATACCTCCCCCATCgataagtttttgaatttttatttacatgaaAGGGGTTTTCCACCTACAAAATGGCgtaatttttcgtaaaaaatagcagatttactttaaatgaccacaaaaaattaaaaaaaaataatcagagatCGTTAGGGGGAGGATTTAATGATACTTTGACTAAATTTcaatggttttttatttcggATAACTTCCAGCTAAGATAAGTGTTCACCGCAAATCGTCTATTTAAAAAGACGTTTTTAGAAAAGCTTCGTCACCGGCTTGTTTGTGGATATTTacgcatgaaaaaattacttaatgtTGTTAAATCCATACTTAATAATGTTCAAAAGGTTTCAATCGAAACGCCTAAaaaaaagcgttttttttctttatacccCCCTCCCCCCAAGTCAGTAAAAACTATCGATTGCTCTCTCCCACACACAGACAcacagaatagctttctagtatttaaaaacgtcgagatttgatgaaaactcgattttcgaaaatcgaatcgaaaccaataacttcgattttttgaaaattttcaatttttatagcgggaaattcaaaaaattatttatttataaataaacttacggtattttttaaaagcctATAGGCTGTACTCAAACCAGCGCCAGCTTCTTCAGAGTTAGGATTTATCCTTAGAGCTTTTTGATAACATTTTCGGGATTTCTCAAGATCATTACCATGCTCACGATAATAATGGCCAAGGTAAACTAAACATTCCCAGTCATTTGGATCCGCATGGATGCCTTTTAAAAAGGCCATTAAACTGTGACTATAATTGGACATCTTCCAGTAAATGGTACCAAGTATTTGCCAGGCTTCAGAAGTATCCAGAACTGCGCCTAAAACATCAATAGCTTCTTCATATGATccacgattttttaaatacaatccGCGAATAACTGCCGCTTCTTGATGAGTTTCCGGATCATTTTCTAATTCTTTCAGAAGATTTAGAGCTTCAGGAATTTCTTGAAGAAGTTGAGCTCGGGTaagaagtaattttaattttttcgatgaaTCATCTTcaagtaactaaaaaattaataataataaatatgattattattattatttattattaaaactattttttgtcacctttttacatttttccgTAGCTCgttcccatttttttttactatcactTCTGATTAATGAttcaattaatagtaaattaactttagtaattaattccCTACGacttttgacatttaaattaaatgcatTTTCCGCTGCATTTTCAGTTTCTTGCCAACAGTGTAGTTTAGCATTGGTATTAGTCAATGCAACCCAGGGAAATAAAGATTTTTGATGTAATGATACTACTTGGTAGAGTAAATCTCTTGAttcaatgtaattattattttgataataatgcaTTGCTTTTGCAAATATTCCTAAATAAGAATTAGAATCAAGATCAAGTAATGATTGATAATACAAATCAATAGCAATGTCTTCAATgttatcataattttctaaaacagCTTGTTCTGCATATACACGACAAATCCATtctagtaaaatataaaatcaaaattatgattatgtaatgataaaataacaaCCCGTGTATAGAaaattggtttaaaaaaaattcctgacagtgaacttcaaaaattgagacaattctgaactttgtgggatttttttttaattttttaagcaaaaattatttgaatcgacaattttctttttgaaattttttgtgactatttttttaatgttcttcaaactcaaaaaattgtcagatCAAATTatgtttactaaaaaaaaaaaaacggaggAAAAGCCATCACCAGTTAAAAATTGTTcactttctaatttttttaaaattccaaaaatgttgaatttaaagttcagaattgtctcaatttttgaagttcaCTGTCATGAACGTTTTTacaacgaattttttttacacgggaaTGATAATTAGATATATATGGACGTTGATAAGCAATAACGCGTCAACTAACATAAATTCCATTTTCAGAAAATAGCGTTTAAAGATTTGAAActgtttttagaaaaatttatctctaaaTTATTCGAATATAAATTgcttttatcaattaatgttcaacaaaaaaaagatagTAGCTTGAGTATCTATAATAAGCAGATCCATAAAAAATgaacgtaaatttttattatgaaatataaagaagccaaaatttaattctcaaaAATGTTTCGTAAATCTTTACTCGGTTCTGTAAAATTACTGTGTCAAGAGGCTCCAGGATAATTTTCTGCAGCTGctgaaactttttattctcagTCAGGGAATTTCTAGGTAGTCTGTAAGTCCCAAAGAAGCATTAGAAACAAGTCATCGTGGTAGTATTGGGCCATAAGCccccaaaataattttctgcaAGCATGTTATTGGCAGCACATtcggtaaattaaaatttttattttgcaataaTGTATCCTtgcttgaatatttttttctagttaattAATGGTCCTCTGCAATCTAGTATTTCTACTCAAATTACTTAA
This genomic interval carries:
- the LOC103573513 gene encoding SKI3 subunit of superkiller complex protein, with protein sequence MSKDIKVALKEIRSCLDDHQYVEAMKKCQKLLKMDKKNYMGLIMLGAAMKDIDEYKSQAPLAYKKAIEVQPDNPLAWRGLVKFYEGQPGNVETWRELVPAYCKLLKLDSDPQKIINYLDQLSRLSIILNDNKIFDEVINVILELKKDNDNSELYKLDDILLSMFNGFSKALPKYYELYKNILISSIQKDTPPKYMEYYKNYLKLLFSEKNYLGLFSAATQINLKYPRELYPLEWICRVYAEQAVLENYDNIEDIAIDLYYQSLLDLDSNSYLGIFAKAMHYYQNNNYIESRDLLYQVVSLHQKSLFPWVALTNTNAKLHCWQETENAAENAFNLNVKSRRELITKVNLLLIESLIRSDSKKKWERATEKCKKLLEDDSSKKLKLLLTRAQLLQEIPEALNLLKELENDPETHQEAAVIRGLYLKNRGSYEEAIDVLGAVLDTSEAWQILGTIYWKMSNYSHSLMAFLKGIHADPNDWECLVYLGHYYREHGNDLEKSRKCYQKALRINPNSEEAGAGLSTAYRLLKNTEANMQMLQRVTTVEGGGPKWAWLQLGLQQLDQGKIEQAIKSLRYVIRADPNDNHCWESLADAYWARGAHTSALKSYQRALELSPGSLYPMIQLANIKLVLGRHDEAKEAFIQVLSQEQHYIPALKGLAETCLGLAKENASKQLLGRARRNCQQAIDSLTDAIIENSNLSCLWKLLGDACYRVAILPEKYCYVEVTPGLIKSMSEKYRIEIHQSELFTLAARSYCRALSITKDSSLLWHDLACCYLAQVHHDSTVNRKITAEKSLEAAKQAVRLCSTTWVHWNILGVICMLPEIRNYALAQHSWVMAIDREPNNGVAWTNLGTLYLYLGETIKANRAFSRSQRADPEYSNSWIGQGIIAESVDNKEAMDLFRHAIQLGYHPQAAVGYSHWVLMTILNPEARKDPLYHYMIVNMHAISVAIDAMTWYTEREPDVIYGRNALGLLLERQKLFKLAAHEYSVALKLGKDDNQEDQIRVNLARVLVQMGQFNEAIDICQHIKTASFNSHCQLALALFKAARYEESYAAYEAALHWLADDGSDKAHVLCAMASMAYMFQEVDDVKTLLFQCIEIQPPTVAGLLAAAALGLLHDDLNLTSLVLKELEIYKDDPKYRHHVARLTAYSCLMHEDITGAIRIISKSIHRRPDDVGSWISLVRILLETNSSDFGYCAQKALHLGRKNSSVAVAKIACVSSLGQLIDYQSKCGLRSVQKTIYSFPGNVESWANLIVAALPRCTTNDSAPNLKWLSSLISIIRDQWKCSKPMDDWLQINQEKISELSAKC